CTGCAAAAGGTTTTGAAGTTGCGGCTTTGCATTTTTGAATATGTTCTCTCAACACTTCGGGGTACATGCTTCCGCTGCCGATAATTCCTAAACCACCTGCATTGCTTACTGCACTTGCCAACCGCCATCCGCTGGCCCAGATCATTCCTGCCTGGATGATGGGTTTTTCAATACCAAAAAGTTGAGTGATTCTGTTACTGAACATGAAGGAGAGTTATAAGCCGTAAGTAATAAGTTTTAAGTAAAAGAAAGCAATAAACTACAAACTATAAACCACAAAATTCTGCTTATCCCAAATCAATCTCGGTGTTATCACCAATATTCAAACTTCGTGTTTCACCTTTTACTTCTGTATCGCTGCCAATGAGTGAATCTTCCAGCACAATATCAAACAGATCGGCATAGGAGCCAATGATGGAATCTTTAACAATGGAATAGTTGATGGTTGTATTATCACCTACAGCCACATTGGGACCGATGATGGAGTTTTTAATTTCACAGTTCTTGCCGATGCTTACCGGCTCAACTACAATTACATTTTCAAAACGGTGATCGGGTGAGATAGATGTGCCGAATTTCTTCAGCAATGTTGAATTTGATTCAAGCAGGGATTCTTTATTACCGCAATCGAACCAGTTTAAAACTTTGAACGATTTAAAATTCGAGCCCTTTTCAATCATACACTGCAATGCATCAGTCAAGCTGTATTCATCACGGTTCTTTACCCCATCCCTGTAATTCAGTTCCAGGCAATCGTACAACATATGTGTATCCCTGATTTTATAAATACCTACCAAAGCAAGATTGCTTTTTGGAATTTGCGGCTTTTCCACCACTTTTAAAATCTTTCCGTCTTCATCCACTTCAGCCACACCAAAACTTCTTGGGTCATCCACTTTCTTTACAGCCAGCATTGACTGCTCACTCTGCAGCACTTCTTTTACATCATATTCGCAAATCGTATCACCAAGTACAATGATGGCTTCGTCACCTGCAACATGTTCTTTCGACAGCATAATTGCATGCCCCAGCCCCTGCCGTTCATTCTGTGTAACAAATGTGCTGTGAATATGAGGAAAGGTTTCCTTAATGTAATCATGAATTTTATCGCCCAAATAGCCAACGATAAATACAAATTCATGAACACCGGCTTCATGCAGTTGATCTACAATGATGCTCAGCACCGTTTTTCCCGCAATGGGAATGAGGGCCTTGGGTTGTGTATATGTATGTGGCCGCAGTTTTGTTCCTGCACCTGCCACCGGAATTATTGCTTTCATTAATATAAGCTTCGTGTAATCGAAGCGGCAATGTAGGACTTTTTGAATAAACGGAGCGACCCATGTAAGAAGCTTGTTTATAAAAAAATGGCCATATTAACAGATCACTAAACCGCACGGCTTATTTTTGCGGCTCGAAAGCAGAAACAGGGGGATTTTGATAAACGGATCGAAAATCCAGCTTCTTTATAACCAAGCAACAAATAAACTCATCAATACTCATG
This portion of the Chitinophagaceae bacterium genome encodes:
- a CDS encoding NTP transferase domain-containing protein, encoding MKAIIPVAGAGTKLRPHTYTQPKALIPIAGKTVLSIIVDQLHEAGVHEFVFIVGYLGDKIHDYIKETFPHIHSTFVTQNERQGLGHAIMLSKEHVAGDEAIIVLGDTICEYDVKEVLQSEQSMLAVKKVDDPRSFGVAEVDEDGKILKVVEKPQIPKSNLALVGIYKIRDTHMLYDCLELNYRDGVKNRDEYSLTDALQCMIEKGSNFKSFKVLNWFDCGNKESLLESNSTLLKKFGTSISPDHRFENVIVVEPVSIGKNCEIKNSIIGPNVAVGDNTTINYSIVKDSIIGSYADLFDIVLEDSLIGSDTEVKGETRSLNIGDNTEIDLG